A window of the Williamsia phyllosphaerae genome harbors these coding sequences:
- a CDS encoding PE-PPE domain-containing protein, with the protein MTTVTVLAVGGTGESFPDDPRTDVTGLLAGVTDRLDDRFWSRWVGYPSSYGPVPVRQGMSFAASVAVGAAELLSVIAETPGPIMLIGYSQGCVVVREALDADGVDPSDVARVIGIGLVADPHQPPGVVDGCAGSGVAGPGRDLPDGVATLWIADPADMICNADADSLVRDVADLTGALSLGDLVGWLRRTWETLRRNAFQNAARTSIRPRQWRRDLTRLRRLVLDVLGYLPALIVIGGLRVRNRRGGRHTAYASEPLGGRGDHPGVVVLAKWLQVQATFATGMTSDAA; encoded by the coding sequence ATGACCACAGTGACCGTTCTGGCCGTCGGCGGGACCGGCGAGTCCTTCCCCGACGACCCCCGCACCGACGTCACCGGTCTGCTCGCCGGTGTGACCGACCGGCTCGACGACCGCTTCTGGAGTCGGTGGGTGGGGTATCCGTCCAGCTACGGCCCGGTGCCCGTACGCCAGGGCATGAGCTTCGCCGCCAGCGTCGCGGTGGGCGCGGCCGAGCTGCTATCGGTGATCGCGGAGACACCGGGACCGATCATGCTGATCGGGTACTCCCAGGGCTGCGTCGTCGTCCGGGAGGCGCTGGACGCGGACGGTGTCGATCCCTCGGACGTCGCCCGGGTGATCGGGATCGGTCTCGTCGCCGACCCGCACCAGCCGCCGGGCGTCGTGGACGGGTGCGCGGGCTCCGGTGTCGCGGGTCCGGGACGAGACCTCCCCGACGGGGTCGCCACGCTGTGGATCGCCGATCCCGCAGACATGATCTGCAATGCCGACGCCGACTCGCTGGTGCGCGACGTCGCCGACCTGACCGGGGCGTTGTCGCTCGGCGACCTCGTCGGATGGCTGCGCCGAACCTGGGAGACCCTGCGACGCAACGCCTTCCAGAACGCCGCCCGTACCTCGATCCGACCCCGGCAGTGGCGGCGCGACCTCACCCGGTTGCGGCGACTGGTGCTCGACGTCCTCGGCTACCTGCCCGCCCTGATCGTGATCGGGGGATTGCGGGTCCGCAACCGCCGCGGCGGCCGTCACACCGCGTACGCGTCCGAACCGCTGGGCGGCCGCGGTGACCACCCCGGCGTGGTCGTACTCGCCAAGTGGCTCCAGGTGCAGGCCACGTTCGCCACCGGTATGACGTCCGACGCCGCCTGA
- a CDS encoding ribose-5-phosphate isomerase — MRVYLGADHAGFELKNLIADHLKAAGHDVTDCGAHAYDALDDYPAFCVAAAAATVADPGSLGIVLGGSGNGEQIAANKVPGARCALAWSVETAQLARQHNNAQLIGIGGRMHTTEQALAIVDAFLSTAWSDEPRHQRRIDILAEYERTGQAPALPAN, encoded by the coding sequence ATGCGCGTTTACCTGGGTGCCGACCACGCCGGCTTTGAACTCAAGAACCTGATCGCCGACCACCTGAAGGCGGCGGGACACGACGTCACCGACTGTGGTGCCCATGCCTACGACGCACTCGACGACTACCCGGCGTTCTGCGTCGCCGCCGCCGCCGCGACGGTGGCCGATCCCGGCAGCCTGGGAATCGTGTTGGGCGGCAGCGGGAACGGCGAACAGATCGCGGCCAACAAGGTCCCGGGCGCCCGCTGCGCGCTCGCGTGGAGTGTAGAGACCGCGCAACTCGCGCGGCAGCACAACAACGCGCAGCTGATCGGTATCGGCGGGCGGATGCACACCACCGAGCAGGCCCTGGCCATCGTCGACGCGTTCTTGTCGACCGCGTGGTCCGACGAGCCGCGCCACCAGCGCCGCATCGACATCCTCGCCGAGTACGAGCGAACGGGACAGGCCCCCGCCCTGCCCGCGAACTGA
- a CDS encoding Fpg/Nei family DNA glycosylase: MPEGHTIHRLARLHHRRYRGQALRVSSPQGRFVDEASALDGQVFRAAEAWGKHLLHHYDSGAMVHIHLGLYGKFSDVKAPMPAPVGQVRLRIEGDDHGGDLRGPTACEMYTPEDLDALVARLGPDPLRKDADPDKAFRRIHKSKRALGAMLMDQKIVAGIGNVYRAEVLFRAGVHPMRIGTAVDHDVWQRMWRDTVELMDVGVRKGKIITIRPDDDHGVRGPRGRPRSYVYRRRGEPCRVCGNTILGEIMEGRNLFWCPSCQPD, from the coding sequence ATGCCCGAGGGTCACACGATCCACCGACTGGCTCGACTGCACCACCGCCGCTATCGCGGACAGGCGCTGCGCGTCAGCAGTCCCCAGGGTCGTTTCGTCGACGAGGCGAGCGCCCTCGACGGTCAGGTGTTCCGCGCCGCGGAGGCCTGGGGCAAGCATCTGCTGCATCACTACGATTCCGGTGCGATGGTGCACATCCACCTCGGGTTGTACGGCAAGTTCTCCGACGTGAAGGCGCCGATGCCCGCGCCGGTGGGTCAGGTGCGGTTGCGGATCGAGGGCGACGATCACGGCGGTGACCTCCGTGGGCCGACCGCCTGCGAGATGTACACCCCGGAGGATCTCGACGCATTGGTCGCCCGCCTCGGCCCGGACCCGTTGCGCAAAGACGCCGATCCGGACAAGGCCTTTCGGCGGATCCACAAGTCCAAGCGCGCCCTGGGCGCGATGCTCATGGATCAGAAGATCGTCGCCGGGATCGGCAACGTGTACCGCGCCGAGGTCCTCTTCCGCGCGGGAGTGCACCCGATGCGGATCGGCACCGCAGTCGACCACGATGTGTGGCAACGGATGTGGCGCGACACCGTCGAACTGATGGATGTGGGCGTCCGCAAGGGGAAGATCATCACGATCCGCCCGGACGACGACCACGGCGTGCGGGGACCGCGTGGGCGACCGCGAAGCTACGTCTATCGGCGGCGCGGTGAGCCGTGTCGGGTCTGCGGGAACACGATCCTCGGGGAGATCATGGAGGGACGCAATCTCTTCTGGTGTCCCAGCTGCCAACCCGACTGA